The following proteins are co-located in the Microplitis demolitor isolate Queensland-Clemson2020A chromosome 3, iyMicDemo2.1a, whole genome shotgun sequence genome:
- the LOC103568890 gene encoding importin-9 produces MMAMNMNTRDVQSSLKEALYETLSGILSPHRDTRHAAEQRIQALEVTDEFGIHLTEFVVDVNGALAIRQLSSVLLKQYVETHWCSVAEKFRAPEIKPATKEKIKELLPLGLHESISKVRVSVAYAIAAIAHWDWPENWPGLFDILVNCLSGGQSEYAVHGAMRVLSEFTRDLSDDNLPNVGPIILQEMYRIFVTETYSIRTRGRAVEIFTTIASLVGSTGVYHKGFVQNYLKPVIPMFCEKFVACLREQSPDGSPTTSTCDIGLKTDIIKAINCLVTKLPKFVAPFLPQILPPVWDTLTGSAKIYQQESVASETMSRRMTRVPLSHDDSGEGDDDHDGKENVVVDSDGEIINFNNLIIATFDFIHNLVDHKNFSNLLVNSLQEAMYYLIIFMQITNEQVELWTANPSQFVEEDEQTVFSYNVRISAMDLLTALVGHSEDASINALCQVITRHIEAVNVMQVCNRNVQQSNGVHDNTSSLSSSTPSSSWKICESAILALSIAKDQVIEQMQEGTLRFDLVAFLNTVILDGILNDPNAHPYLIGRCLCLGGRYAHQIPPELSSRFLEAAVVGLPENQLLCIRISSIKAVYWFCEAAIDANTLMTRDVIRPHLPVIFQELFGFVNQASTEILTLIMETFSILIAVDKDFTASVENKICPLTIAVFLKFQSDPEILSLCQDIFKELTENPQCIGPLQTRLVPTLVSMMTVNPLGKCTDEGTRGVALDVLQVLVKSSPQPLNNSLVETAFPAACHCIINSDDNGILQSGGELIRTYLSVGARQIIDHRDSEGRTGLQFVLQIVAQLLNPQSSEFTATFVGRLVITLIKKVGNNLGENLDLLLKAVLSKMQRAETLTVMQSLIMVYAHLLNAEFDAVLNFLSTVPGPTGESALAFVLTEWVQRQQSFFGTYVRKVTVVALSKILEHGVTRPDDFRLNEITVRGDQVFAANDDVIRTRSKAQSQPYQWTTIPVLVKIFKLIINELSNNIEADYGGIGDEDDEDVTQDIEDSEEEEDREDGTAVDDGGNAFIDPGDESYLMRMLDDDKTLEEETDSDLLEDSIYHLNLNNYLRDFLTNFSQHHCFPVYIQHLNSMERKILTSLNIISSPCI; encoded by the exons ATGATGGCAATGAATATGAACACACGTGATGTCCAGAGCTCATTGAAGGAAGCGCTTTATGAAACATTGAGTGGGATTTTATCTCCACATCGGGATACGCGACATGCAGCTGAGCAGAGGATCCAAGCACTAGAAGTTACTGATGAGTTTGGTATTCATTTGACGGAGTTTGTTGTTGATGTTAATGGAGCATTGGCCATAAGACAGCTGTCATCTGTTTTACTGAAGCAGTATGTCGAGACCCACTGGTGCTCAGTCGCCGAAAAATTCCGAGCCCCGGAAATAAAACCCGCtacgaaagaaaaaataaaagagttaCTGCCTCTCGGTCTCCATGAATCTATCAGCAag GTACGAGTATCAGTTGCCTACGCAATAGCTGCCATCGCTCATTGGGATTGGCCTGAAAATTGGCCAGGTCTTTTTGATATCCTGGTAAATTGTTTAAGTGGCGGGCAAAGTGAGTACGCTGTGCATGGAGCAATGAGAGTACTGAGTGAATTCACTCGTGATTTATCAGATGACAACCTTCCGAATGTCGGCCCAATTATTTTACAAGAAATGTACAGAATTTTCGTTACTGAAACt TATTCAATCAGAACACGCGGAAGAGCAGTTGAAATATTTACGACAATAGCATCATTAGTTGGATCAACAGGAGTTTATCACAAAGGGtttgttcaaaattatttgaaaccaGTGATTCCGATGTTTTGCGAAAAATTTGTCGCTTGCTTGAGAGAGCAATCTCCTGATGGATCGCCCACGACTTCTACCTGTGATATTGGTCTGAAAACAGACATTATAAAAGCTATCAATTGCTTAGTTACCAAGTTACCTAAATTTGTTGCCCCATTTCTGCCCCAAATACTGCCGCCGGTATGGGATACGCTGACAGGAAGCGCTAAAATTTATCAGCAAGAGTCCGTCGCCTCGGAAACAATGTCGAGGAGAATGACCAGGGTGCCATTGAGTCATGATGACAGCGGGGAAGGTGACGATGATCATGACGGAAAAGAGAACGTCGTCGTAGACTCAGATG gagaaataattaattttaataatttaattattgcgacatttgattttattcacaatttagttgatcacaaaaatttttcaaatttactcgTTAATTCTTTACAAGAAGCGAtgtattatttgataatattcATGCAAATAACTAACGAACAAGTTGAATTGTGGACTGCTAATCCTAGTCAATTTGTTGAAGAAGATGAGCAAACAGTATTTTCATACAATGTCCGTATATCTGCTATGGATCTTTTGACG GCTCTAGTAGGTCATTCAGAAGACGCGTCAATAAATGCTCTGTGTCAAGTTATAACAAGACATATTGAGGCTGTAAATGTAATGCAAGTTTGTAACAGAAATGTTCAACAAAGTAATGGCGTTCATGATAACACCTCATCATTGTCATCATCAACTCCATCGTCATCTTGGAAAATATGCGAGTCAGCAATTCTGGCTCTGAGTATAGCGAAAGATCAAGTAATTGAACAAATGCAGGAGGGCACACTACGTTTTGATCTCGTTGCATTTTTGAATACTGTTATTTTAGATGGAATTCTTAATGACCCAA ACGCTCATCCTTATCTCATTGGTCGCTGTCTGTGTCTCGGTGGCCGCTACGCTCATCAAATTCCTCCAGAATTAAGCTCCCGGTTTTTAGAGGCAGCTGTCGTTGGTTTACCAGAAAATCAGCTGCTGTGCATTCGCATAAGTTCTATAAAAGCAGTCTACTGGTTTTGCGAAGCTGCTATCGATGCCAACACACTGATGACTCGTGATGTCATACGGCCGCATCTACCTGTGATATTTCAAGAGCTCTTTGGATTTGTAAATCAAGCCTCCACTGAAATACTTACACTCATAATGGAaacattttctattttaatagca GTAGATAAAGATTTCACGGCTAGcgtggaaaataaaatatgccCATTAACAATAGCAGTGTTTCTTAAATTTCAAAGTGATCCTGAGATTTTATCTCTATGCCAAGATATATTTAAAGAACTGACTGAGAATCCACAGTGTATAGGTCCACTGCAAACTCGATTGGTTCCAACTTTAGTCAGCATGATGACTGTAAATCCACTTGGAAAATGCACCGATG agggTACTCGAGGTGTAGCTCTGGATGTTTTACAAGTTCTTGTAAAATCTTCACCTCAGCCATTGAACAATAGTTTAGTAGAAACAGCATTTCCAGCAGCATGTCACTGTATTATTAATTCTGATGACAATGGGATACTACAAAGTGGTGGTGAATTAATTCGTACTTATTTGTCTGTTGGTGCAAGGCAAATAATTGATCATCGAGACAGTGAAGGACGTACGGGATTACAATTTGTATTACAAATAGTTGCCCAACTTCTAAATCCCCAg TCAAGTGAATTTACTGCAACATTTGTTGGCCGTCTAGTTATAACGCTGattaaaaaagttggaaaTAATTTAGGGGAGAATTTAGATTTATTACTTAAAGCAGTGCTCAGTAAAATGCAACGAGCTGAAACGTTAACAGTTATGCAAAGTCTAATAATGGTTTATGCTCATCTACTAAATGCTGAATTTGATGCGGTGCTAAATTTCTTGTCTACTGTACCCGGACCAACTGGAGAAAGCGCTTTAGCTTTTGTTTTAACTGAATGGGTACAAAGACAACAATCATTTTTCGGTACTTATGTTAGGAAAGTAACTGTTGTCGCTCTGTCAAAAATACTTGAACACGGTGTAACGCGACCTGATGATTTTAGACTTAATGAGATAACTGTCAGAGGCGATCAAGTATTTGcgg CTAATGATGATGTAATTAGAACAAGAAGTAAAGCGCAATCGCAGCCGTACCAGTGGACGACGATACCAGTActcgttaaaatatttaaattaataattaatgaattgtcAAATAATATTGAAGCTGATTACGGTGGGATTGGGGACGAGGATGATGAGGATGTGACCCAAGATATTGag gATTCTGAGGAAGAGGAAGACAGAGAAGATGGAACGGCAGTCGACGATGGTGGAAATGCTTTTATTGATCCTGGTGATGAGTCTTATTTAATGA GAATGTTGGATGACGACAAAACACTCGAAGAGGAAACAGATTCAGATCTTCTTGAAGattcaatttatcatttgaatctaaacaattatttacgcgattttctaacaaatttttcacaaCATCACTGTTTTCCGGTTTACATAcaacatttaaattcaatggAACGAAAAATTCTCACGAGCCTCAATATCATCAGCTCGCCATGCATTTAA